One region of Stigmatella erecta genomic DNA includes:
- a CDS encoding 1,4-dihydroxy-2-naphthoyl-CoA synthase, with protein sequence MVSAIFNPARWKAVDGINFKDITFHRAVDQGTVRIAFNRPEVRNAFRPRTVDELARALEATRFMTDVGCVLITGNGPSPKDGGWAFCSGGDQRIRGKDGYKYEGDEGAADPARLGRLHILEVQRQIRFLPKVVIAVVPGWAVGGGHSLHVVCDLTLASKEHAVFKQTDPDVASFDSGYGSALLARQIGQKRAREIFFIGRNYSAEEAFQMGMVNAVVPHAQLEEFALEWGAEINTKSPTAIKMLKYGFNLPDEGLVGQQLFAGEATRLAYGTEEAQEGRDAFVQKRKRDFKRFPWTY encoded by the coding sequence ATGGTCTCAGCCATCTTCAACCCGGCCCGTTGGAAGGCCGTGGACGGCATCAACTTCAAGGACATCACCTTCCACCGTGCGGTGGACCAGGGCACGGTGCGCATCGCCTTCAACCGCCCCGAGGTGCGCAACGCCTTCCGCCCGCGCACGGTGGACGAGCTGGCCCGGGCGCTGGAGGCCACCCGGTTCATGACGGACGTGGGCTGCGTGCTCATCACCGGCAACGGGCCCTCGCCGAAGGATGGCGGCTGGGCGTTCTGCTCGGGCGGAGACCAGCGCATCCGCGGCAAGGATGGCTACAAGTACGAGGGCGACGAGGGCGCGGCGGACCCCGCGCGCCTGGGCCGGCTGCACATCCTCGAGGTGCAGCGGCAGATCCGCTTCCTGCCCAAGGTCGTCATCGCCGTGGTGCCCGGCTGGGCGGTGGGCGGTGGCCACAGCCTGCACGTGGTGTGTGACTTGACGCTCGCGAGCAAGGAGCACGCGGTGTTCAAGCAGACGGACCCGGACGTGGCCAGCTTCGACAGCGGCTACGGCTCGGCGCTGCTGGCGCGGCAGATTGGCCAGAAGCGGGCGCGGGAGATCTTCTTCATCGGCCGCAACTACTCGGCGGAGGAGGCCTTCCAGATGGGCATGGTGAACGCCGTGGTGCCCCACGCGCAGCTGGAGGAGTTCGCGCTGGAGTGGGGCGCGGAGATCAACACCAAGAGCCCCACGGCCATCAAGATGCTCAAGTACGGCTTCAACCTCCCGGACGAGGGGCTCGTGGGCCAGCAGCTCTTCGCGGGCGAGGCCACGCGCCTGGCGTACGGCACCGAGGAGGCGCAGGAGGGACGCGACGCCTTCGTGCAGAAGCGCAAGCGCGACTTCAAGCGCTTCCCCTGGACGTACTGA
- a CDS encoding RDD family protein has product MEPSWTEPPVQPLGAQCAQHPTHPARTVCSRCGSYACGQCQRVGEDGLEYCALCVSKLDFLAERSDRFWANLVDSFVLGLPLLAAMVMVLLASSGDSADWAMGLALLIAVGGTLAVSAYQLVLLSQSGQSLGKRMRNIRVVRSDGSPVSLGRLLFLRNVIPSAINTACGVFNLVDVLFIFQDNRRCLHDMIADTKVVKVHAGPR; this is encoded by the coding sequence ATGGAACCTTCGTGGACCGAGCCCCCTGTCCAGCCCTTGGGTGCCCAGTGTGCCCAGCACCCCACGCACCCGGCCCGCACCGTGTGCTCGCGCTGTGGCAGCTACGCGTGTGGGCAGTGCCAGCGGGTGGGCGAGGACGGGTTGGAGTACTGCGCCCTGTGCGTGTCCAAGCTGGACTTCCTGGCGGAGCGCAGCGACCGCTTCTGGGCGAACCTCGTGGACTCCTTCGTCCTGGGCCTCCCCTTGCTGGCCGCCATGGTGATGGTCCTCCTGGCGTCGAGCGGGGACTCTGCGGACTGGGCCATGGGCCTGGCCCTGCTGATCGCCGTGGGAGGCACCCTCGCCGTGAGCGCGTATCAGCTCGTGCTGCTTTCCCAGTCCGGCCAGAGCCTCGGCAAGCGGATGCGCAACATCCGGGTGGTGCGCTCCGATGGCAGTCCCGTTTCCCTCGGCCGGCTCCTCTTCCTGCGCAACGTCATCCCCAGCGCCATCAACACCGCGTGTGGCGTGTTCAACCTGGTGGATGTCCTGTTCATCTTCCAGGACAACCGCCGCTGCCTCCACGACATGATCGCCGACACCAAGGTGGTGAAGGTCCACGCGGGCCCACGCTGA
- a CDS encoding secondary thiamine-phosphate synthase enzyme YjbQ: protein MYHAQELTVSTRGRGFHDITPEVQQAVAASGARQGLCTVFLHHTSASLILCENADPDVRKDLEAFFARLVKDGDPMFQHDAEGPDDMPAHVRTVLTQNSLSIPIQDGAAKLGTWQGLYVWEHRTAPHRRRVTVSVLG from the coding sequence GTGTACCACGCGCAAGAGCTGACGGTGTCCACCCGGGGGCGAGGGTTTCACGACATCACCCCCGAGGTGCAGCAGGCGGTGGCCGCCAGCGGAGCCCGCCAGGGGCTGTGCACGGTGTTCCTGCACCACACCAGCGCCTCGCTCATCCTCTGTGAGAACGCGGACCCGGACGTGCGCAAGGACCTGGAGGCCTTCTTCGCCCGGCTGGTGAAGGACGGGGACCCGATGTTCCAGCACGACGCGGAGGGGCCCGACGACATGCCCGCGCACGTGCGCACGGTGCTGACGCAGAACTCGCTGAGCATCCCCATCCAGGACGGGGCGGCGAAGCTGGGCACCTGGCAGGGGCTCTACGTGTGGGAGCACCGCACGGCCCCGCACCGCCGCCGGGTCACCGTCTCCGTGCTGGGCTGA
- a CDS encoding alpha/beta hydrolase, with amino-acid sequence MALRRISTRLGELDCQVVEALPEGSPPELAVILCHGFGAPATDLVPLAPELMNLRPALAQHVRFIFPGAPLSLAALGMPSGRAWFHLPQEVLMGQQRDWDTYALTVPEGLPAARRALMGLVSAVSAAAKLPYGRIVLGGFSQGGMVTTDVTLRLEEAPAGLCILSGTLIATNEWKAKAAGRKGLPVFQAHGRSDTVLPFQAAERLRDVLTQAGLAVEFLPFDGPHTIASEELEKLADFLVARLPPR; translated from the coding sequence ATGGCCCTGCGACGCATCTCGACACGGCTGGGGGAGCTGGACTGCCAGGTGGTGGAGGCCCTGCCGGAGGGCAGTCCCCCGGAGCTGGCCGTCATCCTGTGCCATGGGTTCGGGGCTCCCGCCACGGACCTGGTGCCCCTGGCGCCGGAGCTGATGAACCTGCGCCCCGCGCTGGCGCAGCACGTGCGCTTCATCTTCCCCGGCGCGCCGCTGTCGCTGGCCGCGCTGGGCATGCCCTCGGGCCGCGCCTGGTTCCACCTGCCCCAGGAGGTCCTCATGGGCCAGCAGCGCGACTGGGACACCTACGCGCTCACCGTGCCTGAGGGGCTGCCCGCCGCCCGCCGGGCGCTGATGGGGCTGGTGTCCGCCGTGTCGGCCGCGGCGAAGCTGCCCTATGGCCGCATCGTCCTGGGCGGCTTCAGCCAGGGCGGCATGGTGACGACGGACGTGACGCTTCGGCTGGAGGAGGCCCCCGCGGGCCTGTGCATCCTGTCCGGCACGCTCATCGCGACGAACGAGTGGAAGGCCAAGGCGGCGGGCCGCAAAGGCCTGCCCGTCTTCCAGGCCCATGGCCGGTCCGACACGGTGCTGCCCTTCCAGGCGGCCGAGCGCCTGCGCGACGTGCTGACCCAGGCGGGGCTGGCGGTGGAGTTCCTACCTTTCGATGGGCCGCACACCATCGCATCCGAGGAGCTCGAGAAGCTGGCGGACTTCCTCGTGGCGCGGCTGCCGCCCCGCTAG
- a CDS encoding peptidylprolyl isomerase — MRTRFLTFGLLLAFTACDKETPAAKPPPAATPPPPAPAAPPPAPAENPQEAAAKAHSEKVAAQAAQATGWQKDALEGKELFAVMDTSEGKITLRLFSKDAPLTVANFVGLASGQKEWQDPSNLQKTNRPLYDGTKFHRVIPDFMIQGGDPLGNGTGRPGYTFEDEFLSGRKFDKPGLLAMANAGPGTNGSQFFITTSNPQWLNNRHTIFGEVIDGYPVVEKISKVQKDPRDRPLKDVTVKKLTITDKKP; from the coding sequence ATGCGCACCCGATTCCTGACCTTTGGACTGCTGCTCGCCTTCACCGCTTGCGACAAGGAGACGCCCGCCGCCAAGCCTCCGCCCGCGGCCACCCCGCCGCCCCCGGCGCCCGCCGCGCCGCCCCCCGCGCCCGCCGAGAACCCGCAGGAGGCCGCCGCCAAGGCCCACAGCGAGAAGGTGGCCGCCCAGGCCGCCCAGGCCACCGGCTGGCAGAAGGACGCGCTGGAGGGCAAGGAGCTCTTCGCCGTCATGGACACGAGCGAGGGAAAAATCACCCTGCGGCTCTTCTCGAAGGACGCGCCCCTCACGGTCGCCAACTTCGTGGGCCTGGCCAGCGGACAGAAGGAGTGGCAGGACCCCTCCAACCTGCAGAAGACGAACCGCCCGCTGTATGACGGGACGAAGTTCCACCGCGTCATCCCGGACTTCATGATCCAGGGCGGAGATCCGCTGGGCAACGGCACGGGCCGGCCCGGCTACACCTTCGAGGACGAGTTCCTGAGCGGCCGCAAGTTCGACAAGCCGGGCCTGCTGGCCATGGCCAACGCGGGCCCCGGCACCAACGGCAGCCAGTTCTTCATCACCACCTCCAACCCGCAGTGGCTCAACAACCGGCACACCATCTTCGGAGAGGTCATCGACGGCTATCCCGTCGTGGAGAAGATCTCCAAGGTGCAGAAGGACCCGCGCGACCGGCCGCTCAAGGACGTGACCGTGAAGAAGCTCACCATCACCGACAAGAAGCCGTAA
- a CDS encoding lipase, with amino-acid sequence MATPPRSALPAPGPLPALLPPPGAVARLVRSLRGLPPAQDWWGPGCAGLPGWFHAESAPTTEATPRFRELYARVRRGERVLPAGADRHLYLFVRGMLGDELFGYLEANQVRLERRGLETHTVSVDTEAPLEANLAQVRKALEDAAFFGRSVVLVGHSKGAVESLSALSLYPHLRAHVRAVLALQAPYGGSPVAHDLMASPEMRRVVDIALPLLFYGVSRCVEDLSYPARMDFVRRHPYPVDIPTVSLATSRDSRRSLLWPVAHYLRQRYGLASDGLVATVDAEIPGSRVVRLEDLDHAQAAMLGIPGLTPYHPGDLTEALVALALE; translated from the coding sequence ATGGCGACCCCTCCCCGCTCCGCCCTGCCCGCCCCCGGGCCTCTGCCCGCCCTCCTCCCGCCCCCGGGCGCGGTGGCCCGGCTGGTGCGCTCGCTCCGGGGGCTGCCCCCCGCGCAGGACTGGTGGGGGCCGGGCTGCGCGGGACTGCCGGGCTGGTTTCACGCCGAGTCCGCGCCCACCACCGAGGCAACGCCCCGCTTCCGGGAGCTGTACGCCCGGGTCCGCCGGGGCGAGCGCGTGCTGCCGGCCGGGGCGGACCGCCACCTGTACCTGTTCGTGCGGGGCATGCTCGGGGACGAGCTGTTCGGCTACCTGGAGGCCAACCAGGTGCGGCTGGAGCGCCGGGGGCTGGAGACCCACACGGTCTCCGTGGACACGGAGGCCCCGCTGGAGGCGAACCTCGCGCAGGTGCGCAAGGCCCTGGAGGACGCGGCCTTCTTCGGGCGCTCGGTGGTGCTGGTGGGCCACAGCAAGGGCGCCGTGGAGAGCCTCTCGGCGCTGAGCCTGTACCCGCACCTGCGCGCCCACGTGCGCGCGGTGCTGGCCCTGCAGGCGCCCTATGGCGGCTCGCCCGTCGCGCATGACCTGATGGCCTCGCCCGAGATGCGCCGGGTGGTGGACATCGCCCTGCCGCTGCTCTTCTACGGCGTGTCCCGGTGCGTGGAGGACCTGAGCTACCCGGCGCGGATGGACTTCGTGCGCCGCCACCCGTACCCGGTGGACATTCCCACGGTGTCCCTGGCCACCTCGCGCGACTCGCGGCGCTCGCTGCTGTGGCCCGTGGCCCACTACCTGCGCCAGCGCTACGGGCTGGCCAGCGATGGGCTGGTGGCCACGGTGGACGCGGAGATTCCCGGCTCGCGGGTGGTGCGCCTGGAGGACCTGGACCACGCCCAGGCGGCGATGCTGGGCATTCCAGGCCTCACCCCCTACCACCCTGGGGACCTGACCGAGGCGCTGGTGGCGCTCGCCCTGGAGTGA
- the speD gene encoding adenosylmethionine decarboxylase: protein MLESGGSGEDWTLTTGQEWLVDVSGCSPEQLKSLAVLAALFEELIVQMELKVVGQPQWHVFPEPGGITGLTLLAESHLSIHTFPEHGFAALNVYCCRTRVSPDFPALLARHLGARSCHVRELARGVKA, encoded by the coding sequence GTGTTAGAAAGTGGCGGGTCAGGGGAGGACTGGACGCTGACGACGGGACAAGAATGGCTGGTGGATGTGAGCGGCTGCTCGCCCGAGCAGCTCAAGAGCCTCGCCGTGCTCGCCGCCCTCTTCGAGGAGCTCATCGTCCAGATGGAACTCAAGGTGGTGGGACAGCCGCAATGGCACGTGTTCCCGGAGCCGGGAGGGATTACGGGGTTGACCTTGCTGGCCGAGAGCCACCTGTCCATCCACACCTTCCCCGAGCATGGCTTCGCGGCGCTCAACGTCTACTGCTGCCGGACCCGGGTGAGCCCGGACTTTCCGGCGCTGCTGGCGCGGCACCTGGGGGCTCGGTCCTGTCATGTGCGTGAACTGGCGCGGGGGGTGAAGGCGTGA